The genomic window GAGGTCCCGGATCAGGACGGGGTGGAGCGGGTTCAGGCTCTTGCCGTCTTCCGCGGGCTTCACCTCTACCGCGACGTTGTCAACGCCGAGGCAGGCGACCTCCTTCCGGTGAAGCCACTCGGCCGTGCTCATGCCGAGCCCCGGCGCCACGTCGTAGTAGCTCTCGCGCTCCTTGGGTGCGGCTCGATACCAGAGCGGGACCCAGCCCGTGCGGACCATCAACGCGTCTCCGCGGCGGATCTCCACGCGCTGCTGCTGCGCGCACCCTTCGAGGTCGCCCGCCGTGACGGCCTTGCCGCCGGGCAGGTGCCCTTCGCCGGCATAGCCCTTGTACCCCACCAGATCGAGGAGGACGCCCCGGGTCACGAAGTAGGTCGCCAGCCTGTCGATGCTGCACTTCCGGGCCCCGATCACCGGGTTGAGGGCCTGGCCCGCATCGTAGCCGTTGTAGACCTTGCCTTCCCTGAACGCGTGCGTCAGGCCATCCCACTGGGTCCCGGTCTGCGGCGACATCGAGATCCAGTCGTCGGCGAACTCGCTGTCGCCTCCCCAGCCGTGGTCGGCGACCTTGAGCCGGACGCTCCGAGCGAAGTGCTGCATCGGCGGCCGACTCGAGTCGGTGGGCGTGCGCGGGTTCAGCGGGATCGCGAGGCTCAGGACCCGACCCTTTCTCACGAGCCGGCAGGCTTCGACGATCTTGTCGGCGGTGACGAAGTTGGCCGTGCCGATCTCGTCCTCGCGCCCCCAGCGTCCCCAGTTGGAGAGGTTGGCCATCGCTATCTCCTCCAGCCGCCGAAGAGCCTGGCCTTGATCCGCCCCGGCACCCAGGCTGCGACCCGACGGGCGATCGTCGCGGTCTTCTCGAGGGTTCCGGGATCGCCGGGCCAGTGGCTCAAGAGCACGGCGCGATCCACGTGGTTCAGGAGCCCGTCAAGAACCACGGCCACCAGGATCACGTCGTCCAGGTAGCCCACGAACGGGATGAAGTCGGGGAGAAGGTCCACGGGGCTCGCCAGGTAGGCGGCCACGGCAGCCAGCGCGAGCTTGGTGGACGCAGGGACCTTCGGGTCGGTGGCGAGCCCGAACACGAGCCGAGCGAGATTGGGAAGGAGGAGCAGCAGCTCTTTCACCGGAGCTGATCCGCCACGAGCTCGGCGATGTCGCGAGTCTTGATCCTGTCCGCCACGCCCTTGCCCTTCACGCCGTCCTCGAACATCGTGAGGCAGAACGGGCAGCCCGAGGCCAGGATGTCCGGCTTCACCGCCATCGCCTGCTCCACCCGAACCTGGTTGACCCGCCGCCCCTCGTGCTCCTCCATCCAGACACGGCCGCCGCCGCCCCCGCAGCAGAAGCAACGCTCCCGGTGGAGGTGCATCTCCACCATCTCCCCGCGCGCGACCGCGCTGAGCACCTTGCGCGGCGGTTCGTAGATGTCGTTATACCGCCCCAGGTAGCACGGGTCGTGGTAGGTGATCCGCTCGGCGATCTCCTGCGAGACGCGGAGCCGGCCCGAGCGGATCAGCTCCTCGAAGAGCTGGGAGTGGTGGACCACCCTGAAGCGGCCGTCGAAGCGCGGGTACTCGTTCTTCAGCGTGTTGAAGCAGTGGGGGCAGGCGGTCACGATGGTCTGGAAGCGGTAGCGCTTGAGCGTCTCGATGTTCTCCTGCGCCAGGGTCTGGTAGAGGTACTCGTGGCCCACGCGGCGCGCGGGCTCGCCCGTGCACTTCTCCTCGGTGCCCAGGATGGCGAAGTCCGCTGCCGCGGCCTGCAGAATCCTCACCACAGCTCGGGCGACTTTCCTGTTGCGCTCGTCGAAGGCGCCGTAGCACCCGACCCAGTAGAGGTACTCGGCCTCGCGCGCGTCGGCCATCACCTTCACGCCCAGGTCCTTCGCCCACTCGGCGCGCGTCTGCCACGACATCTGCCAGGGGTTGAAATTGTTCTCGAGGTTCCTGAAGGTGGGCTTGAGCTCCTCGGGGAAGCGCGACTCGGTCAGCACCAGGTAGCGGCGCATGTCGATGATCTTCGGCACGTGCTCGATGAAGACCGGGCAGGCCTCGACGCACCAGCGGCAGGTCGTGCAGGCCCAGAGCACGTTGTCGCTGATCACCTCTCCGACCAGGGCTTTCTGCGCCGACTCCCCCTTGCCGTTGCCCCCGGCGAGAAGCTTCGGCCCGGTCTCCAGCAGGTGCTCCTGGAGGTCCAGGATCAGGAGCTTGGGGTCGAGCTGCTTGCCGCTCACGTTGGCCGGGCACCCCGCGGTGCAGCGGCCGCACTCGGTGCAGTTGTAGAGGTCGAAGAGGTCCTTCCAGGTGAACTCGGTGAGGGTGCCCACCCCGAAGGTCTCGGCGTTCTCGAGGTCCAGGCCGGCGAACTCGCCCTTGGGCGTGAGCGGCGCGAAGAAGACATTGAACGGGGCGGCCATGATATGGAGGTGCTTCGAGTACGGGAGCCACACCAGGAACCCGAGCAGGATCACCGCGTGGCTCCACCACGCGAGGTGGAACAGCGCGCCGACCGCCGGTGCCGGGACCCCCGCGACGACAGCCGCGAGGGCGCTCCCGGCGAAAGACCAGCGGTCGCCGGGTCCCGGCGCCAGGAGGATCCGCGAGGCGTCGGCGAAGAGATCGGTCAGCATGAGGGCGAAGATCAGGAGCAGGATCACGAGCCCCTCGGTGGAGAGCGTGAGCCGCGCGGGTCGCGTCACGAGCCGGCGGAACAGCGCGTAGGCGACCGCCACGATGACGGCCAGGTCGAAGACGTCCTGGAGGATCTGGTACGCCGGCGTGTCAGAGAGGAACGGAAGGAAGAACGACTCGGTCATGCCCTTGCCGAAGAACTCCAGGGTCCCGACGGTGAGGATGATGAAGCCCCAGAAGATCGTCGCGTGCATGAGCCCGGGCCAGAAGTCGTGCCTCAGGAGCCTGAGTTGCCCGAGCACGAACACGCCCACAGCGCTGACCCGCGCCGGGACGTTGTCCCAGCGGGCCGCGGGCTTGCCGGCGAGCATGAGCCTGACGAGGTACGCGACGCGCCAGGCAAAGAGGGCGCCGGCGGCGACGATCAGCGCGTAGAACGGGAGCCAGCCGGGAACGACGCCGTACCACTGGTGGGGGGGCGACATTCAGGACGACTCTCGCTCGAGGGACGCCAGGATCTGCTCGACGGCCGAGTAGGGATCGAGGCGCCCGTCGGCGACCTGCTCGAGCGTGGCGGCGAGCGCGCCGTTGCTCGCCAGCTGCCTCGAGACCCGCTGCCGGATCTCCTCGATCAGCAGCGCCTGAAGGTCGCTCCGTCGGCGGGCCTTGCGGCGTTTTTCGAGGGCTCCCGAGTGCTCGAGAAGCTCGCGGTGCTTGCGGATGTCACGGAGAAGCTCCTCGACGCCGACGCCGTGCTGG from Candidatus Rokuibacteriota bacterium includes these protein-coding regions:
- a CDS encoding cyclase family protein; its protein translation is MANLSNWGRWGREDEIGTANFVTADKIVEACRLVRKGRVLSLAIPLNPRTPTDSSRPPMQHFARSVRLKVADHGWGGDSEFADDWISMSPQTGTQWDGLTHAFREGKVYNGYDAGQALNPVIGARKCSIDRLATYFVTRGVLLDLVGYKGYAGEGHLPGGKAVTAGDLEGCAQQQRVEIRRGDALMVRTGWVPLWYRAAPKERESYYDVAPGLGMSTAEWLHRKEVACLGVDNVAVEVKPAEDGKSLNPLHPVLIRDLGLTIGELFWFEDLTRACAAEGSWEFLFVAQPLRITGGIGSPINPLAIR
- a CDS encoding DUF1232 domain-containing protein, giving the protein MKELLLLLPNLARLVFGLATDPKVPASTKLALAAVAAYLASPVDLLPDFIPFVGYLDDVILVAVVLDGLLNHVDRAVLLSHWPGDPGTLEKTATIARRVAAWVPGRIKARLFGGWRR
- a CDS encoding 4Fe-4S dicluster domain-containing protein; this encodes MSPPHQWYGVVPGWLPFYALIVAAGALFAWRVAYLVRLMLAGKPAARWDNVPARVSAVGVFVLGQLRLLRHDFWPGLMHATIFWGFIILTVGTLEFFGKGMTESFFLPFLSDTPAYQILQDVFDLAVIVAVAYALFRRLVTRPARLTLSTEGLVILLLIFALMLTDLFADASRILLAPGPGDRWSFAGSALAAVVAGVPAPAVGALFHLAWWSHAVILLGFLVWLPYSKHLHIMAAPFNVFFAPLTPKGEFAGLDLENAETFGVGTLTEFTWKDLFDLYNCTECGRCTAGCPANVSGKQLDPKLLILDLQEHLLETGPKLLAGGNGKGESAQKALVGEVISDNVLWACTTCRWCVEACPVFIEHVPKIIDMRRYLVLTESRFPEELKPTFRNLENNFNPWQMSWQTRAEWAKDLGVKVMADAREAEYLYWVGCYGAFDERNRKVARAVVRILQAAAADFAILGTEEKCTGEPARRVGHEYLYQTLAQENIETLKRYRFQTIVTACPHCFNTLKNEYPRFDGRFRVVHHSQLFEELIRSGRLRVSQEIAERITYHDPCYLGRYNDIYEPPRKVLSAVARGEMVEMHLHRERCFCCGGGGGRVWMEEHEGRRVNQVRVEQAMAVKPDILASGCPFCLTMFEDGVKGKGVADRIKTRDIAELVADQLR